The Flammeovirga yaeyamensis genome segment TAGCTGTGGCCAACCACTTCGATCCCGAATTTGTTTCTACTGTCCTTTCTTCTGGCTTGTTGATTGCCATTCCGGCATTAATGATTCCACTTTTTATTGGTAGTAAGTATGGAAGAATGTTGCCTATTTCTATCTCCATTTTAGGTCTGATTATCTATAGTTTATGCGTGGGTACAGACGATAAAGTCTATTTTACTATTGGTGTGCTTACAGGTAGTTTTGGGGTGAATTTAATTATCCCTTATCTCACCGGAATCATAGCAGATCAAGACCAATCAGGAAAAGGAGTCGTGATGGTTACCCCCATGTATTCCATAGGTTTTGCGATGGGACCTTTATTCTTATCGATGATTACCACAGATGGTAATTATCTAGTATTAAGCATAGTAAGTGTGTCCATTTTCTTGATGGTATACATCACTTATCTATCTGTATTAATCAAAAAGCCAGCAACAAATGAATGAATTTTCAATAAAAAATAAAACGGTGGTCATCACCGGAGGGAGTAGTGGAATTGGTCTCGCCTTATGTCATTTATTTGATAGAGAAGGGGCATTTGTGATTGCACTTGATATACAACCTCCTCAAGATCCGCCACGCTCCATACATCATTTTGTACAATGCGATGTAGGAGAGGCATATGCTGTCAAAAAAGCATTTGATAACATCAAAAGGCTGAATAAACCAATAGATGTTTTAATCAATAATGCAGGAGTGGGTTTCCTTCCAGGGAATATAGTGGACAGTGATCCTAAAGATTGGAAAACGATTTTCGATATCAATTTATTGGGGCCCATGTATTGTGCAAAATATGGAGTGCCATTAATGAATGATGGAGGGGTGATTATCAATACTTCCTCCCAATCGGCAGAGACTAAGGTAGGAGGAATGGAACCCTATAGTGCTTCCAAAACAGCATTGATTAGCATCACAAAATCGTTGGCCTTAGAGCTGGCAGACAGACAAATTCGTGTGAATGCAGTATGTCCGTCCAATACAAAAACGCCGATGATGGAATCTGCAGAGGATGCGGATTACACTCAGTATATGAGCGAAGTATTTTCACCTTTAGGTAGAGTGGCAGAGACCAATGATCTCGTTGGTGTTTATCAGTTTCTAGCCTCAGATGCCGCCAAATTCATCAACGGACAAGCGATTTACGTGGATGGCGGATGGACGGCAGGGGTAAGTCAGCAACTGATGGAGCAAGTATTTGCCAATACCATAAAATCATAATACATCCTTAACCAAACGGATGAACAATTCAAGTTTAACCCATAATAATTTAAACATTTTTCATTATGAATATGGATTCAACAAACATCAAAAGACAGCAAAAGGATTATTGGACGTTGGATAAACAACATGTCATTCATCCTTACACCAACTTCGAAAAATTCTCTGATGAAGGTTCGGTCATCTACGCTAAAGGAAAAGGGCATCATATTTATGACGAACAAGGAAGAGCTTATTTGGATGGAATTGCAGGTCTTTGGTGTGTAAATATTGGTCATGGTAACGAAGAAATAGCAGAGACCATGGCGAAACAATCTCAGAAGTTAGCGTATTACAACACTTTTGAAGATGCTAGTTCAAAACCAATGGCCGAACTTGGAGAGAAGTTAGCAGAAATTTCTCCAGGAGCATTGAACCATGTATTTTATGGTACAGGTGGATCGATGGGAAATGATACAGCGGTAAAGATTGCGCACTATTATTTTAATCTCTTAGGGAAACCCAATAAGAAGAAGATCTTATCAAGAGATTTGGCGTATCATGGAAGCACGTATTTAGCCCATGCGATTACGGGTATTTCATCTACACACATGTCATTTGATTTACCACATCAATTGGTACATTATTTAACGGCTCCATATACTTATCGTAATCAAGGGGATCGAACTTTAGAAGAGTTTATCGATTTTCTAGTGGATGAAATGGAGGAAGCGATCATCAAGATTGGCCCAGATAATATCGCTATGTTTTTTGCAGAGCCTATCATGGGTGCTGGAGGTGTAATTGTCCCTCCAGGTGATTACCATAAGAGAACACATGCCCTTTGTAAAAAGTACGATATTCTCTATGTTTCTGATGAGGTGGTCACTGCTTTCGGACGATTAGGTAAGATGGTGTCATCAAAATATCTTTTTGATGTGGAACCCGATATGTGTGTCTATGCGAAAGGTATTTCCTCAGGGTACATTCCACTGGGAGCAACCATGATTTCAGATCAAATTCATCAAGTCATCTCAAAACCAAAAAAGGATAATCCTTACTTCTCTCATGGCTTTACGTATTCAGGACATGCTTTATCTTGTCAGGTAGGTCTTAAGAATATTGAGATTCTAGAAAGAGATAATTTCTGCGGACATGTGTCAAAGTGGGGTCCTTATTTCGAAGAAGAATTAGGAAAACTGAGTGAATACGGTATAGTAGGTGAAGTAAGAGGAAGTCATTACATGTTGGCATTGGAATATGTGCAAAATAAAGAAACCAAAGAGAGTTTTGCTCCTGAAGTGAACATAGGAAAAAGAGTTTATCACCACGCCAAGCAATTGGGATTGATTATCCGTCCGATTGGTAACTTGAATGTGCTGTCGCCACCACTAACGTATGATCAGAAGGCGATTGATAATACCATCAATATCATGAGAGAAAGTATTGAAAGAACGATAAAAGATTTAATTGAAGAGGGATTATGGCAGCAATAAAACACCTACAAGATAAAGTGATTATCGTTACAGGAGCAGCATCAGAAAGAGGTATTGGAAATGCGACTGCACATCAAATTGCGAAAGAAGGAGCAGTAGTAATTGTGACGGATATTGAAAGAAATCAACATCTGATGGCTACGGTGGTGGATGAAATTCGATACAATGGAGGGAAAGCTTTTGGGGTGGTTATGGATGTCACCTCTCAAGATGATATTGATCGAATGATATCAGAAGTATTATCAAAGTACAAAAAGATTGATAGCATTTTTAACAATGCGGGAACACCTATTGGCGTTGGAGATTTCTTGATGTTGGATGAAAACATTTGGAAGACCACCTTTGATGTGAATGTTTTAGGAATGCAACGACTTTGTAAATCCTTAATGCCTCATTTTTTAGAACAAGGGAAAGGTGTAATAGTCAATAATGCCTCATCGGCAGGGTTAGGAGGTTTGCCCGAGTTTTCAGCTTATGGAACATCAAAGTTTGCAGTAGTTGGTCTAACAAAGCATTTAGCTGCTGAATTTGGGCCTAAAAATATTCGGATAAACTGTGTATGTCCGGGGATGATAGATACCTCTATGTCAGACATTGAAGTGAATGCTTTTATGGAAGAAAATAGTTTGGATAAAGAAGAAGCTATTCAACAACTCACAGAAATTGTTCCTCAGAGAAGGTATGGTCAGCCAGAGGAAATAGCAAAAGCTGTAGTTTTCTTGCTTAGCGATCAATCGTCGTACGTAAATGGGGTAGCCCTCTCTGTTGATGGTGGTTTACCTGTTGGAACTTAACAAACAAGGGTTGTTGTTCATTATTTGACAACAACCCTTGTTTATTTCTAAGCTAAGGAAATATTTCCCTCTTCAGCTTCAGAACTTGTATCAATCATTTTAGTCTCCATTTCGTTATAATAACTGATCATTTTAATAGCTAATAATGCAGCAATTAT includes the following:
- a CDS encoding SDR family NAD(P)-dependent oxidoreductase, whose product is MNEFSIKNKTVVITGGSSGIGLALCHLFDREGAFVIALDIQPPQDPPRSIHHFVQCDVGEAYAVKKAFDNIKRLNKPIDVLINNAGVGFLPGNIVDSDPKDWKTIFDINLLGPMYCAKYGVPLMNDGGVIINTSSQSAETKVGGMEPYSASKTALISITKSLALELADRQIRVNAVCPSNTKTPMMESAEDADYTQYMSEVFSPLGRVAETNDLVGVYQFLASDAAKFINGQAIYVDGGWTAGVSQQLMEQVFANTIKS
- a CDS encoding aminotransferase, whose protein sequence is MNMDSTNIKRQQKDYWTLDKQHVIHPYTNFEKFSDEGSVIYAKGKGHHIYDEQGRAYLDGIAGLWCVNIGHGNEEIAETMAKQSQKLAYYNTFEDASSKPMAELGEKLAEISPGALNHVFYGTGGSMGNDTAVKIAHYYFNLLGKPNKKKILSRDLAYHGSTYLAHAITGISSTHMSFDLPHQLVHYLTAPYTYRNQGDRTLEEFIDFLVDEMEEAIIKIGPDNIAMFFAEPIMGAGGVIVPPGDYHKRTHALCKKYDILYVSDEVVTAFGRLGKMVSSKYLFDVEPDMCVYAKGISSGYIPLGATMISDQIHQVISKPKKDNPYFSHGFTYSGHALSCQVGLKNIEILERDNFCGHVSKWGPYFEEELGKLSEYGIVGEVRGSHYMLALEYVQNKETKESFAPEVNIGKRVYHHAKQLGLIIRPIGNLNVLSPPLTYDQKAIDNTINIMRESIERTIKDLIEEGLWQQ
- a CDS encoding SDR family NAD(P)-dependent oxidoreductase codes for the protein MAAIKHLQDKVIIVTGAASERGIGNATAHQIAKEGAVVIVTDIERNQHLMATVVDEIRYNGGKAFGVVMDVTSQDDIDRMISEVLSKYKKIDSIFNNAGTPIGVGDFLMLDENIWKTTFDVNVLGMQRLCKSLMPHFLEQGKGVIVNNASSAGLGGLPEFSAYGTSKFAVVGLTKHLAAEFGPKNIRINCVCPGMIDTSMSDIEVNAFMEENSLDKEEAIQQLTEIVPQRRYGQPEEIAKAVVFLLSDQSSYVNGVALSVDGGLPVGT